The proteins below come from a single Deltaproteobacteria bacterium genomic window:
- a CDS encoding NADPH:quinone oxidoreductase family protein yields MHAVRIHRFGDASVLRYEEVPDLKPQPGEVRVAVKAASINHGDLARRHGNYPGEVAFPFTLGFEVAGIIDRVGDGVDVGRVGQRVAALAAHGAYAEQLVTPALAAVPIPDNLDFDSAASIPVVFLCAWHGLLTIAKVQANEWVLVHAGASGVGMAGIQVAKQRGARVIATASTSAKREFARRLGADATINYSEQDFVEEAWRITEGAGVDVVFESVGGDVFEQSLEVLRLNGRLVAVGNTVGKTATVDPTALFRGNLSIHGLYLVPWVMTGEAWPVLAELIQLVTSGKFRVVIDRRFPLAEAAEAHRYLEQRKNLGKVVLRP; encoded by the coding sequence ATGCATGCCGTGCGGATTCATCGGTTTGGGGACGCGAGCGTCCTGCGCTACGAAGAAGTGCCGGATTTGAAACCGCAGCCCGGCGAAGTGCGGGTCGCGGTGAAGGCGGCCTCGATCAATCATGGCGACCTCGCCCGCCGCCACGGCAACTATCCCGGCGAGGTGGCGTTTCCCTTCACGCTCGGATTTGAAGTCGCCGGCATCATCGACCGAGTCGGCGACGGCGTCGATGTCGGGCGCGTGGGCCAGCGCGTGGCCGCACTCGCAGCTCACGGCGCCTATGCCGAGCAACTGGTAACGCCGGCGCTGGCCGCAGTGCCGATTCCCGACAACTTGGATTTCGATTCCGCGGCGTCGATCCCGGTGGTGTTCCTGTGCGCCTGGCACGGCTTGCTCACCATCGCGAAGGTACAAGCGAACGAATGGGTGCTGGTCCACGCCGGTGCGAGCGGCGTTGGGATGGCTGGGATTCAAGTTGCCAAGCAGCGCGGCGCTCGCGTGATCGCGACGGCGAGTACGAGTGCGAAGCGGGAGTTCGCGCGCCGCCTCGGTGCCGACGCGACCATCAACTACAGCGAGCAGGACTTCGTCGAGGAAGCCTGGCGCATCACCGAGGGCGCCGGCGTCGATGTGGTGTTCGAGTCGGTCGGCGGAGATGTGTTCGAGCAGAGCCTCGAAGTGCTGCGGCTCAATGGCCGCCTTGTCGCCGTCGGTAACACAGTGGGCAAGACCGCCACGGTCGATCCCACCGCGTTGTTCCGCGGCAATCTCTCGATCCACGGGCTCTACCTCGTACCGTGGGTGATGACCGGCGAAGCCTGGCCGGTACTTGCTGAGCTGATTCAGCTGGTCACGAGCGGCAAGTTCCGCGTCGTGATCGACCGTCGCTTCCCGCTCGCCGAGGCCGCCGAGGCGCACCGCTATCTGGAGCAGCGCAAGAATTTGGGAAAGGTTGTGCTGCGCCCGTAG
- a CDS encoding carboxymuconolactone decarboxylase family protein: MSWLRSATEVPTPFEGVLGLRPELLSLYRDLYGKLWADPLVPPALLELCRLRIASWHDCEAERGIRHATAGVTAAQIVALDDWHTADCFTACERAALTIADKMCGQVHDVSDEDVAAVRQHLSDAQTVALMLALGLFDAQCRVRLALGVVPKPVTVDAPASAHGMIY, translated from the coding sequence ATGTCTTGGCTTCGCAGTGCGACCGAGGTGCCGACTCCATTCGAAGGTGTGCTCGGTCTGCGGCCTGAACTCCTCAGTCTCTATCGCGACCTCTACGGCAAGTTGTGGGCCGACCCGCTGGTGCCGCCGGCGCTGCTCGAGTTGTGTCGTTTGCGGATCGCGTCATGGCACGACTGCGAGGCCGAGCGCGGCATCCGCCACGCCACTGCGGGCGTGACCGCGGCGCAGATCGTAGCGCTCGATGACTGGCACACGGCGGATTGTTTCACGGCCTGCGAGCGCGCCGCGCTTACCATCGCCGACAAGATGTGCGGGCAGGTGCACGATGTCAGTGACGAAGACGTCGCCGCGGTGCGCCAGCATCTCAGCGACGCACAGACCGTGGCGCTGATGCTCGCACTCGGCTTGTTCGATGCGCAGTGCCGCGTGCGCCTGGCGCTGGGCGTCGTGCCAAAGCCGGTGACTGTCGATGCCCCGGCCTCGGCGCACGGCATGATCTACTAG
- a CDS encoding polyisoprenoid-binding protein, whose translation MQRAVLVAIVIAGVVASAGARAATFDIDPAHTNAEFAVRHLMVSTVRGHLGKVSGAVQLDETDVTKSSVTATIDVTGIETREPKRDEHLRGADFLDVKQYPTITFKSKEVTKLADDTFIVKGDLTIRGVTKEVTLDVEGSPKPFTDPFGNVKLGGVARTKINRQDFGVAWSKSLDNGGLVVGNELEITIDIELTKKKDEAK comes from the coding sequence ATGCAGCGTGCAGTGCTAGTGGCGATAGTGATCGCGGGAGTTGTGGCATCAGCGGGCGCGCGAGCCGCGACGTTCGACATCGATCCGGCGCACACCAACGCGGAATTCGCCGTGCGGCATTTGATGGTCTCCACCGTGCGCGGCCACCTCGGCAAGGTGAGCGGAGCGGTGCAACTCGACGAGACCGACGTGACGAAGTCATCGGTCACCGCCACCATCGACGTCACTGGGATCGAGACGCGTGAACCGAAGCGCGACGAACATTTGCGCGGTGCCGACTTCCTCGATGTGAAGCAGTACCCAACGATCACGTTTAAATCGAAGGAAGTGACCAAGCTGGCCGACGATACGTTCATTGTGAAGGGCGACCTGACAATTCGTGGCGTGACGAAGGAAGTCACGCTCGATGTCGAAGGCTCGCCGAAGCCGTTCACCGACCCGTTCGGCAACGTGAAGCTCGGCGGCGTGGCCCGCACCAAAATCAATCGCCAGGACTTCGGCGTGGCTTGGAGCAAGTCGCTGGACAACGGTGGGTTGGTCGTCGGCAACGAGCTCGAGATCACGATCGACATCGAGCTGACCAAGAAGAAAGACGAGGCGAAGTAG
- a CDS encoding NAD(P)/FAD-dependent oxidoreductase, with amino-acid sequence MPKTDCDVVVVGGGLAGLTAATYLARAGRSVALFEKARTLGGRAATHVKGDYRFNIGPHALYKGGAGAKVLRELGVAFTAGTPSASGGYAIDRGAKHALPGGFVSLLSTGLFGLAAKFETARLLGTIGKIDAAAIRHETVRGWLDRSIRHPEVRRLVQALFRLSTYANDPTRQSAGVAVAQLQMALAGNVHYLDGGWQTLVDGLRLAAEAAGVKIVAGARVAAVEQDDGACGVRLADDTRHAAGAVILATSPGDAAGLLNGASRSLREWADAAIPVTAACLDVALNRLPQPRATFALGIDQPWYLSVHSAFAKLAAPGGATIHVAKYLPGDAAFDPKSDERELEALLDLVQPGWRDALVERRFLPSMVVCNGLTTAAQGGVAGRPGPAVLDVKNLYVVGDWVGAEGLLADTSLASAKRAAELVAQTRPLRVAA; translated from the coding sequence ATGCCAAAGACAGACTGTGATGTCGTCGTGGTCGGGGGCGGATTGGCGGGTCTGACGGCCGCAACCTATCTCGCCCGCGCTGGTCGCTCTGTGGCGTTGTTCGAGAAGGCGCGCACGCTCGGCGGCCGCGCCGCGACGCATGTGAAGGGCGACTACCGGTTCAACATCGGCCCGCACGCGCTCTACAAGGGCGGAGCGGGTGCAAAGGTGCTGCGCGAACTAGGCGTGGCCTTCACCGCCGGCACGCCCAGCGCGTCGGGTGGCTACGCGATCGACCGCGGTGCCAAACACGCGCTGCCCGGCGGATTTGTCTCGTTGCTGAGCACCGGGCTGTTCGGCCTCGCAGCGAAGTTCGAAACCGCCAGACTGCTCGGCACGATCGGTAAGATCGACGCGGCGGCTATTCGGCACGAGACCGTGCGCGGATGGCTCGACCGCAGCATTCGCCATCCCGAGGTGCGCCGCCTGGTGCAGGCGCTGTTTCGCTTGTCGACCTATGCCAATGATCCCACGCGGCAAAGTGCCGGCGTCGCTGTGGCGCAATTGCAGATGGCTCTCGCGGGCAACGTGCACTACCTCGACGGCGGGTGGCAGACGCTGGTCGATGGTTTGCGTCTGGCCGCGGAGGCGGCGGGGGTGAAGATTGTTGCGGGTGCACGCGTTGCCGCGGTCGAGCAGGACGATGGCGCGTGCGGCGTGCGGCTCGCGGACGACACTCGGCATGCGGCCGGTGCCGTCATCCTCGCGACCAGCCCAGGCGACGCCGCTGGGTTGCTCAACGGTGCAAGCCGTTCGCTACGGGAATGGGCGGACGCGGCGATTCCGGTGACGGCGGCGTGTCTCGATGTCGCGCTCAACCGCTTGCCGCAACCGCGCGCAACCTTCGCTCTCGGAATCGATCAGCCGTGGTATCTGTCGGTTCATTCGGCGTTCGCCAAGCTGGCCGCACCGGGCGGTGCCACGATTCACGTGGCCAAGTACTTGCCGGGTGATGCTGCCTTCGATCCAAAGTCTGACGAACGCGAACTCGAAGCCCTACTCGACCTCGTGCAGCCGGGCTGGCGCGACGCGTTGGTGGAACGCCGATTCTTGCCCAGCATGGTGGTATGCAATGGACTCACCACGGCGGCGCAGGGTGGCGTGGCGGGCCGGCCCGGACCCGCAGTGCTGGATGTGAAGAACCTCTACGTCGTCGGTGATTGGGTCGGCGCGGAAGGTCTGCTGGCTGATACCAGTCTGGCGAGCGCGAAGCGGGCGGCAGAACTTGTCGCGCAAACGCGACCGCTGCGCGTCGCCGCGTGA
- a CDS encoding PA0069 family radical SAM protein: MNPTPLDGRGTRANPENRYEQIHVEADSDRDTDEPSSEEPTIFYRDSSKSVLAKNDSPDLGFTYSLNPYRGCEHGCVYCYARPTHEYLSFNAGLDFERRIMVKDDAPALLRQTLLSPKWQPQVVCLSGNTDCYQPVERRLRLTRRCLEVFREFRNPVGIITKSALVTRDIDVLADLAAVGAAHVTVSITSLDADLARRMEPRAATPERRLDAIAALSAAAIPVSVNVAPIVPGLNDSEIPVILERAAAAGAQGAAWIMVRLPKPVDQLFEEWLVRNFPDRCQRVLRRIRECRDGRISDSRFGHRMRGEGVYAEQIAALFRTAARRAGLDRPLPSLSTAAFRRPPQAGEQLPLY; encoded by the coding sequence ATGAACCCGACCCCACTCGACGGCCGCGGAACGCGCGCCAATCCGGAGAATCGCTACGAGCAGATTCACGTCGAAGCCGACAGCGATCGTGATACCGACGAGCCGAGTAGCGAAGAGCCCACGATCTTCTACCGCGACTCCAGCAAGTCGGTGCTGGCGAAGAACGACAGTCCGGACCTCGGCTTCACCTACAGCCTCAATCCGTACCGCGGCTGTGAGCACGGCTGCGTGTACTGCTATGCGCGACCGACGCATGAATACCTCAGCTTCAACGCCGGGCTCGACTTCGAGCGGCGCATCATGGTGAAGGACGACGCGCCGGCGCTGCTGCGCCAAACGTTGCTCTCGCCGAAGTGGCAGCCGCAAGTGGTCTGCCTCTCCGGCAACACCGATTGCTACCAGCCAGTCGAACGCCGCCTGAGGCTGACCCGTCGCTGTCTCGAAGTCTTCCGCGAGTTCCGCAATCCGGTCGGGATCATCACCAAGAGCGCGCTGGTGACCCGCGACATCGATGTGCTCGCCGATCTTGCCGCGGTCGGCGCGGCGCACGTGACGGTGTCGATCACCTCGCTCGATGCCGATCTCGCGCGCCGCATGGAGCCGCGGGCGGCAACACCGGAGCGGCGCCTCGACGCGATCGCAGCGCTCAGCGCGGCCGCGATTCCGGTCAGCGTCAACGTCGCCCCCATCGTTCCGGGACTCAATGACAGCGAGATTCCCGTCATCCTTGAACGTGCCGCAGCCGCCGGCGCGCAAGGCGCGGCATGGATCATGGTGCGTCTTCCGAAACCGGTCGATCAACTCTTCGAAGAGTGGCTGGTGCGCAACTTCCCCGATCGCTGTCAGCGTGTCCTGCGTCGCATCCGCGAATGTCGCGACGGCCGCATCAGCGACAGTCGCTTTGGCCATCGCATGCGTGGCGAAGGCGTGTACGCGGAGCAGATCGCGGCCCTCTTCCGCACCGCAGCGCGCCGCGCCGGCCTCGACCGACCGCTCCCATCGCTCAGCACCGCCGCGTTCCGCCGCCCGCCACAGGCGGGAGAACAACTCCCGCTGTACTAG
- a CDS encoding thioredoxin family protein: protein MTKTAMMHVFAAVLAVLAVAVPASAHDWNDAQIPWQSYEAGLAQAKKSKKPICLIFFTEWCPHCKNYSGVFHDPKVAEQSKHFVMIHVDGDQNKELSQKYAPDGGYIPRTFFLSSNGTLADIHAPRDQYKYFYDEKNPASILTSMDAALEKVK, encoded by the coding sequence ATGACGAAAACAGCGATGATGCATGTGTTCGCCGCCGTGTTGGCCGTGTTGGCGGTTGCCGTGCCGGCTAGCGCGCATGACTGGAACGATGCGCAGATTCCGTGGCAGTCGTACGAGGCGGGCCTCGCCCAAGCCAAGAAATCGAAAAAGCCGATCTGCCTCATTTTCTTCACCGAGTGGTGTCCGCACTGCAAGAACTACAGCGGCGTGTTCCACGACCCGAAAGTCGCCGAGCAGTCGAAGCACTTCGTGATGATCCATGTCGACGGCGACCAGAACAAGGAACTCAGTCAGAAGTATGCGCCCGACGGGGGGTATATTCCGCGGACGTTCTTTCTGTCGTCGAACGGCACACTCGCTGACATCCACGCGCCCCGCGACCAGTACAAATATTTCTACGACGAGAAGAACCCCGCTTCGATCCTCACCAGCATGGACGCGGCACTGGAGAAGGTGAAATAG
- a CDS encoding sigma-70 family RNA polymerase sigma factor: protein MSTLASPILEDLFKVHERFVWGLCYRMTGSAADADDLLQETFVRVMEHPPARTDEPWRPWLVRVAMNLGRDLLRRRKRRTYVGPWLPAPIETGDEASPPSFEPTLAGEQTTEGRYDLLESVSFAFLLALEVLTPQQRAVLLLRDVFDYSVRETSDALGMSEPNVKTTHHRARRAMHAYDRNRCVPTRALQERTREVLGQFMTSLLSGDVASIEAMLADSVRALSDGGGEFFAARKPLVGRDRVTQFHWNIWRRRMPTARFEARMINGLPALVGEMPTGKPGEPPRIVFLCDLTPDGRVACVYSVVATRKLSAISFAALAANA, encoded by the coding sequence ATGAGCACGCTCGCCTCGCCAATTCTCGAAGATCTCTTCAAGGTTCACGAGCGCTTTGTGTGGGGGCTGTGCTACCGCATGACCGGGAGCGCCGCCGACGCCGACGACCTGCTGCAGGAAACGTTCGTGCGCGTAATGGAGCATCCGCCGGCGCGCACCGACGAGCCGTGGCGGCCGTGGCTGGTGCGGGTGGCGATGAATCTTGGACGCGATCTGCTGCGCCGACGCAAGCGGCGCACGTACGTCGGACCGTGGTTGCCCGCGCCGATCGAGACCGGTGACGAAGCCTCGCCGCCGTCGTTTGAACCGACGCTTGCCGGCGAGCAGACGACCGAGGGGCGCTACGATCTGTTGGAGAGCGTGTCGTTCGCGTTCTTGCTCGCGCTCGAAGTGCTGACGCCGCAGCAACGCGCGGTGCTGCTGCTGCGCGACGTGTTCGACTACTCGGTGCGTGAGACCAGCGACGCGCTCGGCATGTCCGAGCCCAACGTGAAGACCACGCATCATCGCGCGCGGCGCGCGATGCACGCCTACGATCGCAATCGCTGCGTCCCGACCCGCGCGCTGCAGGAACGGACGCGCGAGGTCCTGGGGCAGTTCATGACCTCGTTGTTGTCGGGTGACGTCGCTTCGATCGAGGCGATGCTCGCCGACTCGGTGCGCGCACTCAGCGACGGTGGCGGTGAGTTCTTCGCCGCGCGCAAGCCGCTCGTGGGTCGCGACCGGGTCACGCAATTTCACTGGAACATTTGGCGCCGGCGCATGCCGACTGCCCGCTTCGAAGCCCGCATGATCAACGGCCTCCCGGCGCTGGTCGGTGAGATGCCGACCGGCAAACCCGGCGAACCGCCGCGCATTGTCTTTCTCTGTGATCTCACCCCGGACGGCCGCGTTGCCTGCGTGTACTCCGTGGTGGCGACGCGCAAGCTGTCGGCGATTTCATTCGCCGCCCTCGCGGCCAACGCGTAG
- a CDS encoding PAS domain S-box protein yields the protein MPPTDERGLLAQIAELTRTLAEAQAAVRAQVAERERIEQVLHGERSFAATVFDTVGALIAVVDRTGRIVRFNRACEQMLGYAFGEAQGRCFWDLMPIAGEIEPARIVFERLIAGDWPTTYETYWFARDGSRRLLAWSAALLRDVDGNVEYVVGTGIDITQRKRAEQKAAAVLEVVNDLGSSLDLIEVLHRAARRMTTVVPCDAVATFYWDPIHQVTRLIAQSGIPPDLVAAAHQLVFKNAEPFGGRVNNGETVVIDDAGGLPWLPARADGSYRVQSLVAAPLLVRGRVLGALVALSTRVHSFDTDQVELCEGIARQLAVAIESADLYRTQQQEAMVSSALARLGQELIASLDTPVVLQRLCQLTTEVLACDFSHTWLWQPQEQVFLPVSGHGDPPEQWESIRVLRLARSGIAPLLERLEHDGIVNAQLSALRAPDARAGEPVSGATVALIVALRRRGEIFGFHTAGYHTRTELFSPHQERIARGIGQLASLALENARLVEELDRANRLKSEFVATMSHELRTPLNIIVGYNDLLLDGDFGALPPAQADVLTRLRASSQQLLDLINTTLDLSRLEAGRFTLDVAEIRVADVLAEVAAETSEQQRASGLRFTWTLDNDLPPLHTDPLKLKVILKNLIGNAIKFTEQGSVTIESSVRDGGVVIAVADTGSGIAPEALPIIFEPFRQASAPPSGRQSGVGLGLYIVQRLIGLLSGTISVQSDVGRGSTFSVWLPRAVIPQPEASSSPSQIGDPPR from the coding sequence ATGCCACCAACGGATGAACGCGGCCTCCTAGCGCAAATCGCCGAACTCACGCGCACGCTGGCGGAGGCGCAAGCCGCCGTGCGCGCGCAGGTCGCCGAACGCGAGCGCATCGAGCAAGTGCTGCACGGCGAGCGGAGCTTCGCCGCCACCGTCTTCGATACGGTGGGCGCCCTGATCGCCGTGGTCGATCGGACGGGGCGCATCGTGCGCTTCAACCGGGCCTGCGAACAGATGCTGGGCTATGCGTTCGGCGAAGCGCAGGGGCGCTGCTTCTGGGATCTCATGCCGATTGCCGGCGAGATTGAGCCTGCCCGTATTGTCTTCGAGCGACTGATCGCCGGCGATTGGCCTACGACCTACGAGACGTATTGGTTCGCACGCGACGGGAGCCGCCGATTGCTCGCCTGGTCGGCGGCGTTGCTCAGAGATGTAGACGGAAACGTCGAGTACGTCGTGGGCACCGGGATCGACATTACGCAGCGCAAACGGGCGGAGCAGAAGGCCGCCGCCGTGCTTGAAGTTGTCAATGACCTGGGCAGTTCGTTGGACCTCATCGAGGTGCTGCATCGCGCGGCGCGCCGCATGACGACCGTGGTGCCGTGCGACGCTGTGGCGACCTTCTACTGGGACCCGATTCACCAAGTGACCCGCCTGATCGCGCAGTCCGGCATTCCACCCGATCTGGTGGCCGCGGCGCACCAACTGGTCTTCAAAAACGCCGAACCGTTCGGCGGCCGCGTCAACAACGGAGAAACGGTGGTGATCGACGATGCCGGCGGACTGCCTTGGCTGCCGGCACGCGCCGACGGTTCGTACCGAGTGCAGTCGTTGGTCGCTGCACCCTTGTTGGTACGCGGGCGCGTGCTCGGTGCACTGGTCGCATTGTCCACGCGCGTGCACTCGTTCGACACCGACCAAGTCGAACTGTGCGAGGGCATCGCGCGGCAGCTCGCCGTTGCCATTGAAAGCGCCGATCTCTATCGCACACAACAACAGGAGGCGATGGTATCGAGCGCCCTGGCCCGCCTTGGACAGGAACTAATCGCATCATTGGACACACCGGTGGTTCTGCAGCGACTGTGTCAGCTCACCACCGAGGTGCTCGCGTGCGACTTCAGCCACACCTGGCTGTGGCAACCACAAGAGCAAGTGTTCCTGCCGGTGTCCGGACACGGCGATCCGCCCGAGCAGTGGGAGTCAATACGCGTGCTGCGACTCGCCCGCAGCGGGATCGCGCCGTTGCTGGAGCGTTTGGAACACGACGGTATCGTCAACGCCCAGCTCTCCGCGCTGCGCGCACCCGACGCCCGCGCGGGTGAACCCGTGTCGGGGGCCACTGTTGCGCTCATCGTGGCGCTGCGCCGTCGCGGCGAGATCTTCGGCTTTCACACCGCCGGCTATCACACACGAACGGAGCTGTTTTCGCCGCACCAGGAGCGCATTGCGCGCGGCATCGGACAGCTCGCCTCGCTGGCGCTCGAGAACGCCCGACTGGTCGAGGAACTGGATCGCGCCAATCGGCTGAAGTCCGAATTCGTCGCGACCATGTCGCACGAGCTGCGCACCCCGCTCAACATCATCGTCGGCTACAATGACTTGCTGCTCGACGGCGACTTCGGCGCGTTGCCCCCCGCCCAGGCCGATGTGCTGACGCGCCTGCGCGCCAGTTCACAGCAACTCCTTGATCTCATCAACACCACGCTCGATCTCAGTCGACTCGAAGCCGGCCGGTTCACGCTCGACGTCGCCGAGATCCGCGTGGCCGATGTGCTCGCCGAGGTGGCGGCGGAAACGAGCGAGCAGCAACGCGCGTCGGGCTTGCGCTTCACTTGGACGCTTGACAACGACCTGCCGCCGTTGCACACCGACCCGCTGAAGCTGAAGGTGATTCTCAAAAACCTCATCGGCAACGCGATCAAGTTCACCGAGCAAGGGAGCGTCACGATTGAGAGTTCGGTACGCGACGGCGGCGTGGTCATCGCGGTGGCGGACACTGGCAGTGGTATCGCCCCGGAGGCGCTGCCGATCATCTTCGAGCCGTTCCGCCAGGCTTCCGCACCGCCGAGTGGTCGGCAAAGCGGAGTCGGACTCGGTCTGTACATCGTGCAACGTCTCATCGGCCTGTTGAGCGGTACGATCAGCGTGCAGAGTGACGTCGGCCGCGGCTCCACGTTCTCCGTGTGGTTGCCACGCGCCGTGATTCCGCAGCCCGAGGCGTCGTCGAGTCCTTCGCAAATCGGCGACCCTCCGCGATAG
- a CDS encoding FAD-dependent monooxygenase: MAQVVRVVIVGAGPAGASLAFLLARSGIAVTLLERHTDFAREFRGEALMPSGVDAFAQMGLGAALDALPASRISAVEMYRGARRLFRLDVEEQLGTFGPRMISQPALLELLVAEGARFPSFRLERGVTVRDVVRDGERVVGVLADSSAGAREFRGDLVIGTDGRTSVLRRRAGLHEERMPQAFDIVWCKVPLPPFLGDRRTARAYLGRGHFALMFPSYDERLQIGWIIEKGCFGELRRRGIESWLDEMANHLSPDLAAHLHAHRQEITQPFLLDVVCDRLVRWTAPGLLLIGDAAHPMSPVGGQGINIALRDAIVAANHLVPVLTRSGSAGEIDAAAQRVQAERQPEVTQIQAQQQRPPRVLFGRARGSGIFLGVVLPLLVQTGIARRLIGPFVRRFASGVVTVRLEV; the protein is encoded by the coding sequence ATGGCTCAGGTTGTGCGGGTTGTGATTGTTGGCGCCGGGCCGGCCGGCGCGTCGCTGGCGTTCCTGCTCGCGCGCAGCGGAATCGCGGTGACGCTGCTGGAGCGACACACGGATTTTGCGCGCGAGTTCCGCGGCGAGGCGTTGATGCCGAGCGGGGTCGATGCCTTTGCGCAAATGGGGCTGGGCGCCGCGCTCGATGCGCTGCCTGCCAGTCGCATCAGCGCCGTCGAGATGTACCGCGGCGCCCGCCGGCTGTTTCGTCTCGATGTGGAAGAGCAGCTCGGTACCTTCGGTCCGCGGATGATATCGCAACCAGCCTTGTTGGAGTTGCTGGTCGCGGAGGGGGCGCGCTTCCCGTCGTTTCGGCTCGAGCGCGGCGTGACGGTGCGTGACGTCGTCCGCGACGGTGAGCGCGTGGTCGGCGTGCTCGCGGACTCGAGCGCCGGTGCGCGCGAGTTCCGCGGCGATCTTGTGATCGGTACCGATGGGCGGACTTCCGTCCTGCGCCGTCGCGCCGGCTTGCACGAGGAACGCATGCCGCAAGCGTTCGACATCGTGTGGTGCAAGGTGCCGCTGCCGCCGTTCCTCGGTGATCGACGGACGGCGCGCGCGTATCTCGGCCGCGGGCACTTCGCGTTGATGTTTCCATCGTACGACGAACGGCTGCAAATCGGTTGGATCATCGAAAAGGGTTGCTTCGGCGAACTGCGGCGCCGCGGCATTGAGAGCTGGCTCGATGAGATGGCCAATCATCTGTCGCCGGATCTGGCTGCTCACCTGCACGCGCATCGACAGGAGATCACCCAGCCGTTTCTGCTCGACGTGGTGTGCGATCGGTTGGTGCGGTGGACGGCGCCGGGGCTGCTGTTGATCGGCGACGCCGCGCATCCGATGTCACCGGTGGGCGGGCAGGGCATCAACATCGCCTTGCGCGATGCCATCGTGGCGGCGAATCACCTCGTGCCCGTGTTGACGCGCAGCGGAAGCGCCGGTGAGATCGACGCCGCGGCGCAGCGGGTGCAAGCGGAACGCCAGCCCGAGGTCACCCAGATCCAAGCGCAGCAACAACGCCCGCCGCGAGTGCTGTTCGGCCGCGCACGAGGTAGTGGGATATTCTTGGGCGTCGTGCTGCCGCTCCTAGTCCAGACGGGAATCGCGCGGCGATTGATAGGCCCGTTTGTGCGACGCTTCGCCAGCGGTGTTGTGACCGTTCGGTTGGAAGTCTAG
- a CDS encoding acyl-CoA dehydrogenase family protein — translation MDFAVPAEVDQLCANIRGFMDEHVYPLERSHEGWTMEVGGPAYPPAIKAVQAKAKAAGYWAFHLPKEAGGADLPFMHYVFVNEILGRCPAAPVCMGSQAPDSGNAEILWRLGTDEQKARWLKPLVDGDIRSCFSMTEPEVAGSDPRLLRTTAKRDGDHYVIDGHKWFTSGAHGSSFAIVMAMTNPEQENPYLRFSQIIVPTDTPGFKIARGVPVMGDYDNHHAEIWYEDCRVPVTNRLGGEGMGFAIAQERLGPGRIHHCMRWLGVAQRSFEMMCQYATQREMFGSTLSRKANIQDWIAEARADIQAARLMTLHAAWKIDTAGASGAREEISLIKFFGAKVLHSVVDKAIQIFGAAGVTEDHPLSMFYRQARFARIYDGPDEVHKMVVARRILAQYEGKRA, via the coding sequence ATGGACTTTGCGGTACCGGCCGAGGTTGACCAGTTGTGCGCCAATATCCGGGGCTTCATGGACGAGCATGTGTACCCGCTCGAACGCTCGCATGAAGGGTGGACCATGGAGGTCGGCGGCCCGGCGTATCCGCCGGCGATCAAGGCGGTGCAAGCGAAGGCGAAGGCCGCCGGATACTGGGCGTTCCATCTGCCGAAGGAAGCGGGCGGCGCCGATCTGCCGTTCATGCACTACGTGTTCGTCAACGAGATCCTCGGTCGCTGTCCGGCGGCTCCCGTCTGCATGGGCTCGCAAGCGCCCGACTCCGGCAACGCCGAGATCTTGTGGCGCCTCGGCACGGATGAACAGAAGGCGCGCTGGCTCAAACCGTTGGTCGACGGCGACATCCGCAGTTGCTTCTCGATGACGGAGCCGGAAGTCGCCGGCTCCGATCCCCGCCTGCTGCGCACCACCGCGAAACGCGACGGCGATCACTACGTCATCGACGGTCACAAGTGGTTCACCAGCGGTGCTCACGGTTCGTCCTTTGCCATCGTCATGGCGATGACCAACCCGGAGCAGGAGAATCCGTATCTGCGCTTCAGTCAGATCATCGTCCCGACCGATACGCCTGGGTTCAAGATCGCCCGCGGCGTTCCGGTGATGGGCGACTACGACAACCACCACGCCGAGATCTGGTACGAGGACTGCCGCGTGCCGGTGACCAACCGGCTCGGCGGCGAGGGCATGGGCTTTGCCATCGCTCAGGAGCGCCTCGGCCCCGGTCGCATTCATCACTGTATGCGTTGGCTGGGCGTCGCGCAGCGGTCCTTCGAGATGATGTGCCAATACGCGACGCAGCGCGAAATGTTTGGCAGCACGCTGTCGCGCAAAGCCAACATTCAGGACTGGATCGCCGAGGCGCGCGCCGACATTCAAGCCGCGCGGCTGATGACATTGCACGCGGCCTGGAAGATCGACACCGCCGGCGCCAGCGGCGCGCGCGAGGAGATTTCGCTGATCAAATTTTTCGGCGCCAAGGTGCTGCACAGCGTGGTCGACAAAGCGATCCAAATTTTCGGCGCCGCCGGCGTGACCGAAGATCATCCGTTGTCGATGTTCTATCGCCAAGCCCGCTTCGCCCGCATCTACGACGGTCCGGACGAAGTCCACAAGATGGTCGTCGCGCGGCGGATACTGGCGCAGTATGAGGGGAAGCGCGCGTAG